From the genome of Deinococcus sp. JMULE3, one region includes:
- a CDS encoding cytochrome c, whose protein sequence is MKNTFVVSMALLLALTVGGSVVGYNIATTPHHSEEKGGHGEEKGGHSESGAPMSEQGPSANSAATGAAGAEGALGDVKADNEGGELAGENGAVTASGEATTGDEKVSTTEGSATDTDAAGSTGEQPVETAAAAETQGDAVAGEKSYAVSCAGCHGAEGQGVVGPALSKVKDWTLAEFTVALREGKTPERELSTAMPRIADTQLTDSDVANVYAFVKTLN, encoded by the coding sequence ATGAAGAACACGTTCGTCGTTTCCATGGCCCTGCTGCTGGCCCTGACCGTCGGCGGCTCCGTCGTCGGGTACAACATCGCCACCACCCCCCACCACAGCGAGGAGAAGGGCGGCCACGGCGAGGAGAAAGGCGGGCACAGCGAGAGCGGCGCGCCCATGAGTGAACAGGGTCCCAGCGCGAACAGCGCCGCGACGGGTGCCGCCGGGGCCGAGGGTGCCCTGGGTGACGTGAAAGCCGACAACGAGGGCGGCGAACTGGCCGGCGAGAACGGCGCCGTGACCGCCAGTGGCGAGGCCACCACCGGCGACGAGAAGGTCAGCACCACCGAGGGCAGCGCCACCGACACCGACGCGGCCGGGTCAACCGGCGAGCAGCCCGTGGAGACCGCCGCCGCCGCCGAGACGCAGGGCGACGCCGTTGCGGGCGAGAAATCCTACGCGGTCAGCTGCGCCGGGTGCCACGGAGCCGAGGGTCAGGGCGTCGTCGGACCGGCCCTGAGCAAGGTGAAGGACTGGACGCTGGCGGAGTTCACCGTCGCCCTGCGGGAAGGCAAGACGCCCGAGCGCGAACTGTCCACCGCGATGCCCCGCATTGCCGACACGCAGCTGACCGACAGCGACGTGGCGAACGTGTACGCCTTCGTGAAGACCCTGAACTGA
- a CDS encoding helical backbone metal receptor has translation MPPTRLASLTCSNTDILHALHATDRLVAVDSHSDAPGIEHAARLGPDLNIDVDALTRARPDLVLASLSVPGMERVVQAVQDAGLNTVILDPTSVPDTAATIRQVGALLGLPERGEEVAAALEAELAALHRASPAPARVLVEWWPKPIIAATRDSWVTDLLTSLGAVNALAERAGRSSPLTLDEVRAARPDLIVCSWCGAKKLRPEVIEARGLGVPVVAVPESGLGRPGPRLIEGARQIRAALDALGR, from the coding sequence ATGCCCCCCACGCGACTGGCCAGCCTGACGTGCAGCAACACCGACATCCTGCACGCCCTGCACGCCACCGACCGGCTGGTGGCCGTGGACAGCCACAGCGACGCCCCCGGAATAGAACACGCCGCGCGGCTGGGACCGGACCTGAACATCGACGTGGACGCCCTGACCCGCGCCCGCCCGGATCTGGTGCTCGCCAGCCTGAGCGTGCCCGGCATGGAACGCGTCGTGCAGGCCGTGCAGGACGCGGGGCTGAACACCGTGATCCTCGACCCGACCAGCGTGCCGGACACCGCCGCCACCATCCGGCAGGTGGGGGCGCTGCTGGGCCTGCCGGAACGTGGCGAAGAGGTCGCCGCCGCGCTGGAGGCCGAACTGGCCGCCCTGCACCGCGCATCCCCAGCCCCGGCGCGCGTGCTGGTCGAGTGGTGGCCGAAACCCATCATCGCCGCCACCCGCGACTCCTGGGTGACGGACCTGCTGACCAGCCTGGGCGCCGTGAACGCCCTGGCCGAGCGGGCCGGGCGCAGCAGCCCCCTGACGCTGGACGAGGTCCGCGCCGCCCGCCCCGACCTGATCGTCTGCTCGTGGTGCGGCGCGAAGAAACTCCGCCCGGAGGTCATCGAGGCGCGCGGCCTGGGTGTCCCCGTCGTCGCCGTCCCCGAAAGTGGCCTGGGCCGCCCCGGCCCCCGCCTCATCGAGGGTGCCCGGCAGATCCGCGCCGCCCTCGACGCACTGGGCCGCTGA
- a CDS encoding chlorite dismutase family protein, translating to MVDLDPSGQVTQREPDRGGRQFMNYSFFKLDPAFRRLPHAEREEIKAEFMAAADAWQADAPAAKGLIQRSYSLVGVRGDVDFMIWRMAFDVRDFQDAQARLNRTRLMGYLTQPYTYTSMNKRSQYVNRVEGSGHGLEILPGQGRYLFIYPFIKTRAWYDLTPHARQGMMDEHIYASEPFKGVRINTSYSYGIDDQEFVVSFDSDYPQEFVDLVHRLRYTEASNYTLQDTPMFTCVKKDLQETLDDLA from the coding sequence ATGGTGGACCTCGACCCCAGCGGGCAGGTCACGCAGCGTGAACCGGACCGCGGTGGACGGCAGTTCATGAACTACTCGTTCTTCAAACTCGACCCGGCCTTCCGTCGCCTCCCGCACGCCGAACGCGAGGAGATCAAGGCCGAGTTCATGGCCGCCGCCGACGCGTGGCAGGCCGACGCGCCCGCCGCGAAGGGCCTCATCCAGCGCAGCTACTCGCTGGTCGGCGTGCGCGGCGACGTGGACTTCATGATCTGGCGCATGGCGTTCGACGTCCGCGACTTCCAGGACGCCCAGGCCCGCCTGAACCGCACCCGCCTGATGGGCTACCTGACCCAGCCGTACACGTACACCAGCATGAACAAACGCAGCCAGTACGTGAACCGCGTCGAGGGCAGCGGGCACGGCCTGGAAATCCTGCCCGGCCAGGGCCGCTACCTGTTCATCTACCCGTTCATCAAGACCCGCGCGTGGTACGACCTGACCCCCCACGCCCGCCAGGGCATGATGGACGAGCACATCTACGCGTCCGAACCGTTCAAGGGCGTGCGCATCAACACCAGTTACTCCTACGGCATCGACGATCAGGAGTTCGTGGTCAGCTTCGACAGCGACTACCCGCAGGAATTCGTGGACCTCGTGCACCGCCTGCGCTACACCGAGGCGAGCAACTACACGCTGCAGGACACCCCGATGTTCACCTGCGTGAAAAAGGACCTGCAGGAGACGCTGGACGACCTCGCGTAA
- a CDS encoding VOC family protein has protein sequence MLKHVSFLTRDIAATVAFYERLGATTDKNITTTEGHRRAVLRLGEGLLQFFQITGETPAPHPHWAEHIALHVTGLRDLLPTLKESGVTVTRDLQPSPGGRDMAFVQDPDGRQVELLEG, from the coding sequence ATGCTCAAGCACGTCTCCTTCCTGACCCGCGACATCGCCGCGACCGTCGCCTTCTACGAACGCCTCGGCGCCACCACCGACAAGAACATCACCACCACCGAAGGGCACCGCCGCGCCGTCCTGCGCCTCGGAGAAGGCCTCCTCCAGTTCTTCCAGATCACCGGCGAGACCCCCGCCCCGCACCCCCACTGGGCCGAACACATCGCCCTGCACGTCACCGGCCTCCGCGACCTCCTCCCCACCCTGAAAGAAAGCGGCGTGACCGTCACCCGCGACCTCCAACCCAGCCCCGGCGGACGCGACATGGCCTTCGTGCAGGACCCCGACGGACGACAGGTGGAACTCCTCGAAGGGTGA
- a CDS encoding alpha/beta hydrolase, whose product MTPTIVIVPGLGDSGPEHWQSLWTGKFGAARVRQDDPERPTPETWSARLQEVIDATPGDLVLIGHSCGVLNIVHWARLTGGHPRVKGAMLVGPTDADRAFEEYPTVADMAPVPMQPLPFPALVVASENDPFASFERAQAFAEAWDAEFISAGEAGHINVASGHGDWPDGEVLLSEALHAWTPPDIVRM is encoded by the coding sequence ATGACGCCGACCATCGTGATCGTGCCGGGCCTGGGGGATAGCGGGCCGGAGCACTGGCAGAGTCTCTGGACCGGGAAGTTCGGCGCGGCGCGCGTCCGGCAGGACGACCCAGAGCGGCCCACGCCCGAGACGTGGTCGGCGCGCCTTCAGGAGGTCATCGACGCGACGCCGGGCGATCTGGTCCTGATCGGGCACTCGTGCGGCGTGCTGAACATCGTCCACTGGGCGCGCCTGACCGGCGGGCACCCGCGCGTGAAGGGCGCCATGCTCGTCGGCCCCACCGACGCGGACCGGGCGTTCGAGGAGTACCCGACCGTGGCCGACATGGCCCCCGTCCCCATGCAGCCCCTGCCGTTCCCGGCCCTGGTCGTCGCCAGCGAGAACGACCCGTTCGCCAGTTTCGAGCGGGCCCAGGCGTTCGCGGAAGCCTGGGACGCCGAATTCATCTCGGCGGGCGAGGCCGGGCACATCAACGTCGCCAGTGGACACGGCGACTGGCCCGACGGCGAGGTGCTCCTCAGCGAGGCCCTGCACGCCTGGACGCCACCGGACATCGTGCGGATGTGA
- the trxA gene encoding thioredoxin — protein MKPVELTDSNFNAEISEGLTLVDFWAPWCGPCRIIAPVIEELAGQYEGKVKIAKLNVDENPVTQGQYRVMSIPTLILFKDGQPVEGVVGAQPKRAFEALLDKYSNATASA, from the coding sequence ATGAAGCCTGTGGAACTCACGGACAGCAACTTTAACGCCGAGATCAGCGAGGGCCTGACCCTGGTGGACTTCTGGGCCCCCTGGTGCGGCCCCTGCCGCATCATCGCCCCGGTCATCGAGGAACTCGCCGGGCAGTACGAGGGCAAGGTCAAGATCGCGAAACTGAACGTCGACGAGAACCCCGTCACGCAGGGCCAGTACCGCGTCATGAGCATCCCCACCCTGATCCTCTTCAAGGACGGCCAGCCCGTCGAAGGCGTCGTCGGCGCCCAGCCCAAACGCGCCTTCGAAGCGCTGCTCGACAAGTACAGCAACGCGACCGCCAGCGCCTGA
- a CDS encoding DUF309 domain-containing protein yields MTVSGSVDFRRGAALFARGEWWEAHEAWERPWLTARGDDRAFLQALILLAAALHKRWAHGSLTHRNYDKALRYLDGLPAGYAGVDLARLRADVWNALQGPSRPEAGVPALRGPGGAPFPT; encoded by the coding sequence ATGACGGTCAGTGGGTCGGTGGATTTCCGGCGCGGCGCGGCGCTGTTCGCACGCGGCGAGTGGTGGGAGGCGCACGAGGCGTGGGAGCGGCCGTGGCTGACGGCGCGCGGGGACGACCGGGCGTTCCTGCAGGCGCTGATCCTGCTCGCGGCGGCGCTGCATAAACGCTGGGCGCACGGCAGCCTGACGCACCGGAACTACGACAAGGCCCTGCGGTACCTGGACGGGCTGCCCGCCGGGTACGCGGGGGTGGATCTCGCGCGACTGCGGGCCGACGTGTGGAACGCCCTTCAGGGTCCGTCGCGGCCGGAGGCCGGGGTGCCCGCGCTGCGCGGGCCGGGCGGGGCGCCGTTCCCCACGTGA
- a CDS encoding NYN domain-containing protein — MERIALFIDGANVYAAAKRLGWNFDHRKILEHFAAPGRLYNAFYYTAVPTPIDDKQKRFTDALTYMGYTVRTRPLREATDDSGDTYRRASLDIEIVTDLLTTSDQYDTAVLLTGDGDFERPVEVLRARGKRVVVASIAEMTSYELRNAADQYVDFKDIREHVERPGYRLPSEQRGQESRPFYTSAALDGDDR; from the coding sequence ATGGAACGCATTGCACTCTTTATTGACGGCGCGAACGTGTACGCGGCAGCCAAACGACTCGGGTGGAACTTCGACCACCGCAAGATCCTGGAGCACTTCGCCGCTCCGGGCCGCCTGTACAACGCCTTCTACTACACCGCCGTCCCCACCCCCATTGACGACAAGCAGAAGCGCTTCACGGACGCCCTGACGTACATGGGCTACACCGTGCGCACCCGCCCGCTGCGCGAGGCGACCGACGACAGCGGCGACACTTACCGCCGCGCCAGCCTGGACATCGAGATCGTCACGGACCTCCTGACGACCAGCGACCAGTACGACACGGCGGTGCTGCTGACCGGCGACGGGGACTTCGAACGCCCGGTCGAGGTGCTGCGCGCGCGCGGCAAGCGCGTCGTGGTGGCCAGCATCGCCGAGATGACCAGCTACGAGCTGCGCAACGCCGCCGACCAGTACGTGGACTTCAAGGACATCCGCGAGCACGTCGAACGCCCCGGGTACCGCCTGCCCAGCGAGCAGCGCGGGCAGGAGAGCCGTCCCTTCTATACGTCCGCCGCGCTCGACGGCGACGACCGCTGA